One segment of Anser cygnoides isolate HZ-2024a breed goose chromosome 5, Taihu_goose_T2T_genome, whole genome shotgun sequence DNA contains the following:
- the TRIM66 gene encoding tripartite motif-containing protein 66 isoform X6 has product MGSWFINLKPHFPAQQSAKIFFFLKWPTAVGTLDLLRNCLVCKRNLGKRDPRMLPCLHSFCKDCLLDLVQGYSCIPTGYEVLYEGILSCPVCKQTCFARDVVENFILKDFHTDNSAMAKSCSTCKEKRPAHSLCTSCNKWLCSTCTEEHRHGNETGDRFLSVSLKGCTATEDEASEFSLFCPMHVQEPLKLFCETCDILTCHSCLLTEHKEHRFRHLDEALQNQRAILKNVIAKVEEKKNGIQVSAKQIEDRLLEVKHLYKKVENQIKMAKMVLINEINKRTNILLEQLEKITSERKQKLEQQLQGVVVLSRQVEHVQNFISWAVCSKNSIPFLFSKELIVFQIQRLLETNCNTDIGPPLKIRFTWDPSYWTKQLSNFGGFTMEGGHISHSDVLLYGNVQGLQTSLYHGQYSPASQLEPVNSQPHQFPPAVQCPMPVCCSYCLSVPHPNKAQPSHQNINRHQNFQQHPELHQQQFPLQYSMQQRDKEQRDVPPPLKLTQSGLEQQSRSESENTSGKMGKHLPPQQLQQTAPLGYAVVSHEAQQVHTSHPQSFRTQTALQTSTVQVQLGHLQKIKSNHLQQPPQQQQLPPASPLSGQNENTHKQVIQQSLDIMHHQFELEEMKKDLELLLQAQGQSSLQLNQTKPAQHVQQTIVGQINYIVRQPAPVQQHIQDESLVCESSTELDVQKPVVPLDRSDIPSLSQSLDEEARASSHSPESTLQQSAYNPVRKRSASLSIVGFSNDLEMELPSTRLSRSADPQIQGVAAVALGSSPNTHCDCDTPPEPVPSYSLVRGRAPGDLSPGLAPGDALQSSAKCKLENEDLNTVDHPLENSMASDGQDVVNELSLSMQKVLEEPINLSVKKSQRCNSPSEVLSKNSSLPVNDRMRQLRNEEDSSNCEKEHLEMDMKSNQDVSRSGPRELKIPYVRLERLKIHASESGELPVFKLQPQESEQEGSFLLIIECGTQSSSMAIRINKDSPPEGLKCKEENTEDRKFITTQAAGQIQSPPVGTLPSDQKLSNGTSITMKKSPVTQEVDTIENEDFCAVCLNGGELLCCDHCPKVFHLSCHVPALLSFPVGEWVCTLCRNPVKPEVEYDCENTRYGHSYNAQYGLDDYDQKKCEKLVLSLFCSSLSLPFHEPVSPLPDSEVAEAGRCLDVFFESKLKEIYPDRHFPSMQQDETDSEEEESQNSKMPPQDFQWPSYGQECIQPKRRRRHAVRLQKQKHLVAKWPPC; this is encoded by the exons gtATCCTTTCCTGCCCTGTGTGTAAACAGACCTGCTTTGCAAGAGATGTAGTTGAAAATTTCATTCTCAAGGACTTTCACACTGATAATTCAGCTATGGCAAAG AGCTGCTCCACGTGTAAAGAGAAGAGACCTGCTCACAGTCTCTGCACAAGCTGCAATAAGTGGTTGTGCAGCACGTGTACAGAGGAACACAGACATGGCAATGAAACTGGAGACCGCTTCCTGTCTGTATCCCTGAAGGGCTGCACAG CAACTGAAGATGAGGCAAGTgaattttccttattttgtccAATGCATGTTCAAGAGCCACTCAAGTTGTTCTGTGAGACCTGTGATATCCTTACCTGCCACAGCTGCCTTCTGACAGAGCATAAGGAACACAG GTTCAGACATCTTGATGAAGCTTTGCAAAATCAGAGAGCTATCCTGAAAAATGTCATAGCTaaagtggaagagaaaaaaaatggaattcagGTTTCAGCTAAACAGATTGAAGACAG GTTGCTTGAAGTAAAACACTTATAcaaaaaagtagaaaatcaaatcaaaatggCGAAGATGGTTTTGATAAATGAAATCAATAAACGAACAAACATCCTTCTTGAACAACTTGAA AAAATCACAagtgaaaggaagcagaaattggAGCAGCAACTGCAGGGTGTTGTGGTTTTAAGCAGACAGGTTGAACATGTGCAGAACTTCATCAGTTGGGCAGTGTGCAGTAAAAACAGCATCCCATTTCTCTTCAGTAAAGAACTG ATTGTATTTCAGATCCAGCGCTTGTTAGAGACAAATTGTAACACAGACATAGGCCCTCCACTGAAGATCAGATTTACTTGGGATCCATCCTACTGGACTAAACAGCTGTCCAATTTTG gagGTTTCACTATGGAAGGTGGACACATTTCTCATTCAGATGTGCTACTCTATGGAAATGTGCAAGGATTACAGACATCCTTGTATCATGGACAGTATTCCCCAGCATCACAGCTGGAGCCTGTGAATAGCCAGCCACATCAGTTTCCACCTGCAGTTCAGTGTCCTATGCCCGTGTGTTGCTCATACTGCCTCAGTGTACCTCACCCAAACAAAGCTCAGCCTTCTCACCAAAACATAAACCGCCATCAAAATTTTCAACAACATCCCGAACTGCATCAGCAGCAGTTTCCTCTGCAGTACAGCATGCAGCAACGTGACAAAGAGCAAAGGGATGTTCCCCCACCTCTGAAGTTAACACAGTCTGGGCTGGAGCAACAGTCACGATCAGAGTCAGAGAATACATCAGGGAAGATGGGAAAGCATTTAccaccccagcagctgcagcagactGCACCTCTGGGTTATGCTGTTGTATCACATGAGGCTCAGCAAGTTCACACAAGCCATCCACAGTCATTCCGCACGCAGACTGCTTTGCAAACATCAACTGTGCAAGTGCAGCTTGGCCATCTTCAGAAGATAAAGTCTAACCACTTGCAGCagccaccacagcagcagcagctgcctccagcGTCGCCACTGTCAGGTCAGAATGAGAACACCCACAAACAAGTCATCCAGCAGAGCTTGGACATAATGCACCACCAGTTTGAACTGGAGGAGATGAAAAAGGATCTGGAGCTTCTTCTCCAGGCCCAAGGACAGTCCAGCTTGCAGCTGAACCAAACCAAGCCAGCTCAGCATGTTCAACAGACCATAGTTGGTCAGATCAATTACATAGTGAGGCAGCCAGCCCCGGTTCAGCAGCATATCCAAGATGAATCTCTA GTCTGTGAGAGTTCCACTGAACTTGATGTCCAGAAGCCTGTAGTTCCTCTTGACAGAAGTGATATTCCCTCCCTGTCACAGTCATTAGATGAAGAAGCCAGGGCCAGCAGTCACTCCCCTGAATCAACATTGCAACAATCAGCTTACAACCCAGTGAGAAAG cGTTCAGCATCATTAAGCATTGTGGGCTTTTCAAACGATTTAGAAATGGAACTACCTTCAACAAGGTTATCTAGGTCAGCTGATCCACAGATACAAGGTGTGGCCGCTGTAGCACTTGGTTCATCCCCGAACACCCATTGTGACTGTGATACTCCACCAGAACCAGTACCCAGCTACAGCTTAGTACGGGGCAGAGCTCCAGGTGACCTGAGCCCTGGCCTTGCAccaggtgatgcactccagaGCAGCGCTAAGTGCAAG ctGGAAAATGAAGACTTGAATACTGTGGATCATCCTCTAGAAAACAGCATGGCCTCTGATGGGCAAGATGTAGTAAATGAATTAAGTCTTTCTATGCAAAAAGTGCTGGAAGAACCTATTAATCTTTCGGTCAAAAAATCTCAGCGTTGTAATTCTCCTTCTGAAGTGCTCAGCAAAAATTCTTCCCTGCCTGTGAATGACAGAATGAGACAACTTAGAAATGAAGAAG ATTCCAGTAACTGTGAAAAGGAACATTTAGAAATGGATATGAAAAGCAATCAGGATGTCAG tAGATCTGGCCCTAGAGAGCTGAAGATCCCTTATGTGAGACTGGAACGTCTGAAGATACATGCATCAGAATCCGGGGAGCTCCCAGTTTTTAAGCTCCAGCCACAGGAGAGTGAGCAGGAGGGCAGTTTCCTCTTGATAATTGAATGTGGGACCCAGTCTTCAAGCATGGCTATAAGA atAAATAAAGATAGTCCACCTGAAGGACTGAAATGCAAAGAGGAGAACACGGAAGACAGAAAATTTATTACAACCCAGGCTGCAGGACAGATACAATCTCCTCCTGTAGGTACTCTACCTTCTGATCAGAAGCTCAGTAATGGTACCTCCATCACGATGAAAAAATCTCCAGTCACTCAGGAAGTCGATACAATTGAGAATGaagatttctgtgctgtgtgtctTAATGGAGGAGAACTGTTGTGTTGTGATCACTGCCCCAAGGTCTTCCATCTCTCCTGCCATgttccagctctgctcagctttcCAGT ggGCGAATGGGTGTGTACACTTTGCCGTAATCCAGTGAAGCCAGAGGTAGAATATGACTGTGAAAACACACGCTACGGCCACAGTTACAATGCACAGTATGGCCTTGATGATTATGATCAGAAG AAGTGTGAAAAGCTGGTGCTTTCCCTGTTCTGCAGTAGTCTGAGCCTCCCATTCCATGAACCCGTCAGCCCTCTG CCAGATTCAGAGGTTGCTGAGGCTGGACGATGCTTAGATGTATTCTTTGAGAGCAAACTGAAGGAGATCTATCCAGATAGGCACTTTCCTTCAATGCAACAGGATGAGACTGATTCTGAAGAGGAGGAGAGCCAGAATAGCAAAATGCCCCCCCAAGATTTTCAGTGGCCATCGTATGGACAGGAGTGCATTCAGCCTAAAAGAAGACGGCGCCATGCTGTAAGattgcaaaaacaaaagcatttggtTGCTAAGTGGCCACCCTGCTAA
- the TRIM66 gene encoding tripartite motif-containing protein 66 isoform X3, which translates to MGSWFINLKPHFPAQQSAKIFFFLKWPTAVGTLDLLRNCLVCKRNLGKRDPRMLPCLHSFCKDCLLDLVQGYSCIPTGYEVLYEGILSCPVCKQTCFARDVVENFILKDFHTDNSAMAKSCSTCKEKRPAHSLCTSCNKWLCSTCTEEHRHGNETGDRFLSVSLKGCTATEDEASEFSLFCPMHVQEPLKLFCETCDILTCHSCLLTEHKEHRFRHLDEALQNQRAILKNVIAKVEEKKNGIQVSAKQIEDRLLEVKHLYKKVENQIKMAKMVLINEINKRTNILLEQLEKITSERKQKLEQQLQGVVVLSRQVEHVQNFISWAVCSKNSIPFLFSKELIQRLLETNCNTDIGPPLKIRFTWDPSYWTKQLSNFGGFTMEGGHISHSDVLLYGNVQGLQTSLYHGQYSPASQLEPVNSQPHQFPPAVQCPMPVCCSYCLSVPHPNKAQPSHQNINRHQNFQQHPELHQQQFPLQYSMQQRDKEQRDVPPPLKLTQSGLEQQSRSESENTSGKMGKHLPPQQLQQTAPLGYAVVSHEAQQVHTSHPQSFRTQTALQTSTVQVQLGHLQKIKSNHLQQPPQQQQLPPASPLSGQNENTHKQVIQQSLDIMHHQFELEEMKKDLELLLQAQGQSSLQLNQTKPAQHVQQTIVGQINYIVRQPAPVQQHIQDESLVCESSTELDVQKPVVPLDRSDIPSLSQSLDEEARASSHSPESTLQQSAYNPVRKRSASLSIVGFSNDLEMELPSTRLSRSADPQIQGVAAVALGSSPNTHCDCDTPPEPVPSYSLVRGRAPGDLSPGLAPGDALQSSAKCKLENEDLNTVDHPLENSMASDGQDVVNELSLSMQKVLEEPINLSVKKSQRCNSPSEVLSKNSSLPVNDRMRQLRNEEDSSNCEKEHLEMDMKSNQDVSRSGPRELKIPYVRLERLKIHASESGELPVFKLQPQESEQEGSFLLIIECGTQSSSMAIRINKDSPPEGLKCKEENTEDRKFITTQAAGQIQSPPVGTLPSDQKLSNGTSITMKKSPVTQEVDTIENEDFCAVCLNGGELLCCDHCPKVFHLSCHVPALLSFPVGEWVCTLCRNPVKPEVEYDCENTRYGHSYNAQYGLDDYDQKKCEKLVLSLFCSSLSLPFHEPVSPLARHYYQIIKRPMDLSIIRKKLQKKDKFHYSAPEELVTDVRLMFWNCAKFNYPDSEVAEAGRCLDVFFESKLKEIYPDRHFPSMQQDETDSEEEESQNSKMPPQDFQWPSYGQECIQPKRRRRHAVRLQKQKHLVAKWPPC; encoded by the exons gtATCCTTTCCTGCCCTGTGTGTAAACAGACCTGCTTTGCAAGAGATGTAGTTGAAAATTTCATTCTCAAGGACTTTCACACTGATAATTCAGCTATGGCAAAG AGCTGCTCCACGTGTAAAGAGAAGAGACCTGCTCACAGTCTCTGCACAAGCTGCAATAAGTGGTTGTGCAGCACGTGTACAGAGGAACACAGACATGGCAATGAAACTGGAGACCGCTTCCTGTCTGTATCCCTGAAGGGCTGCACAG CAACTGAAGATGAGGCAAGTgaattttccttattttgtccAATGCATGTTCAAGAGCCACTCAAGTTGTTCTGTGAGACCTGTGATATCCTTACCTGCCACAGCTGCCTTCTGACAGAGCATAAGGAACACAG GTTCAGACATCTTGATGAAGCTTTGCAAAATCAGAGAGCTATCCTGAAAAATGTCATAGCTaaagtggaagagaaaaaaaatggaattcagGTTTCAGCTAAACAGATTGAAGACAG GTTGCTTGAAGTAAAACACTTATAcaaaaaagtagaaaatcaaatcaaaatggCGAAGATGGTTTTGATAAATGAAATCAATAAACGAACAAACATCCTTCTTGAACAACTTGAA AAAATCACAagtgaaaggaagcagaaattggAGCAGCAACTGCAGGGTGTTGTGGTTTTAAGCAGACAGGTTGAACATGTGCAGAACTTCATCAGTTGGGCAGTGTGCAGTAAAAACAGCATCCCATTTCTCTTCAGTAAAGAACTG ATCCAGCGCTTGTTAGAGACAAATTGTAACACAGACATAGGCCCTCCACTGAAGATCAGATTTACTTGGGATCCATCCTACTGGACTAAACAGCTGTCCAATTTTG gagGTTTCACTATGGAAGGTGGACACATTTCTCATTCAGATGTGCTACTCTATGGAAATGTGCAAGGATTACAGACATCCTTGTATCATGGACAGTATTCCCCAGCATCACAGCTGGAGCCTGTGAATAGCCAGCCACATCAGTTTCCACCTGCAGTTCAGTGTCCTATGCCCGTGTGTTGCTCATACTGCCTCAGTGTACCTCACCCAAACAAAGCTCAGCCTTCTCACCAAAACATAAACCGCCATCAAAATTTTCAACAACATCCCGAACTGCATCAGCAGCAGTTTCCTCTGCAGTACAGCATGCAGCAACGTGACAAAGAGCAAAGGGATGTTCCCCCACCTCTGAAGTTAACACAGTCTGGGCTGGAGCAACAGTCACGATCAGAGTCAGAGAATACATCAGGGAAGATGGGAAAGCATTTAccaccccagcagctgcagcagactGCACCTCTGGGTTATGCTGTTGTATCACATGAGGCTCAGCAAGTTCACACAAGCCATCCACAGTCATTCCGCACGCAGACTGCTTTGCAAACATCAACTGTGCAAGTGCAGCTTGGCCATCTTCAGAAGATAAAGTCTAACCACTTGCAGCagccaccacagcagcagcagctgcctccagcGTCGCCACTGTCAGGTCAGAATGAGAACACCCACAAACAAGTCATCCAGCAGAGCTTGGACATAATGCACCACCAGTTTGAACTGGAGGAGATGAAAAAGGATCTGGAGCTTCTTCTCCAGGCCCAAGGACAGTCCAGCTTGCAGCTGAACCAAACCAAGCCAGCTCAGCATGTTCAACAGACCATAGTTGGTCAGATCAATTACATAGTGAGGCAGCCAGCCCCGGTTCAGCAGCATATCCAAGATGAATCTCTA GTCTGTGAGAGTTCCACTGAACTTGATGTCCAGAAGCCTGTAGTTCCTCTTGACAGAAGTGATATTCCCTCCCTGTCACAGTCATTAGATGAAGAAGCCAGGGCCAGCAGTCACTCCCCTGAATCAACATTGCAACAATCAGCTTACAACCCAGTGAGAAAG cGTTCAGCATCATTAAGCATTGTGGGCTTTTCAAACGATTTAGAAATGGAACTACCTTCAACAAGGTTATCTAGGTCAGCTGATCCACAGATACAAGGTGTGGCCGCTGTAGCACTTGGTTCATCCCCGAACACCCATTGTGACTGTGATACTCCACCAGAACCAGTACCCAGCTACAGCTTAGTACGGGGCAGAGCTCCAGGTGACCTGAGCCCTGGCCTTGCAccaggtgatgcactccagaGCAGCGCTAAGTGCAAG ctGGAAAATGAAGACTTGAATACTGTGGATCATCCTCTAGAAAACAGCATGGCCTCTGATGGGCAAGATGTAGTAAATGAATTAAGTCTTTCTATGCAAAAAGTGCTGGAAGAACCTATTAATCTTTCGGTCAAAAAATCTCAGCGTTGTAATTCTCCTTCTGAAGTGCTCAGCAAAAATTCTTCCCTGCCTGTGAATGACAGAATGAGACAACTTAGAAATGAAGAAG ATTCCAGTAACTGTGAAAAGGAACATTTAGAAATGGATATGAAAAGCAATCAGGATGTCAG tAGATCTGGCCCTAGAGAGCTGAAGATCCCTTATGTGAGACTGGAACGTCTGAAGATACATGCATCAGAATCCGGGGAGCTCCCAGTTTTTAAGCTCCAGCCACAGGAGAGTGAGCAGGAGGGCAGTTTCCTCTTGATAATTGAATGTGGGACCCAGTCTTCAAGCATGGCTATAAGA atAAATAAAGATAGTCCACCTGAAGGACTGAAATGCAAAGAGGAGAACACGGAAGACAGAAAATTTATTACAACCCAGGCTGCAGGACAGATACAATCTCCTCCTGTAGGTACTCTACCTTCTGATCAGAAGCTCAGTAATGGTACCTCCATCACGATGAAAAAATCTCCAGTCACTCAGGAAGTCGATACAATTGAGAATGaagatttctgtgctgtgtgtctTAATGGAGGAGAACTGTTGTGTTGTGATCACTGCCCCAAGGTCTTCCATCTCTCCTGCCATgttccagctctgctcagctttcCAGT ggGCGAATGGGTGTGTACACTTTGCCGTAATCCAGTGAAGCCAGAGGTAGAATATGACTGTGAAAACACACGCTACGGCCACAGTTACAATGCACAGTATGGCCTTGATGATTATGATCAGAAG AAGTGTGAAAAGCTGGTGCTTTCCCTGTTCTGCAGTAGTCTGAGCCTCCCATTCCATGAACCCGTCAGCCCTCTG GCTCGACATTATTATCAGATCATAAAAAGGCCAATGGATTTGTCAATCATACgaaaaaagctgcaaaaaaagGACAAGTTCCACTATTCTGCACCTGAGGAACTTGTGACTGATGTGCGTCTCATGTTTTGGAACTGTGCAAAGTTCAATTAT CCAGATTCAGAGGTTGCTGAGGCTGGACGATGCTTAGATGTATTCTTTGAGAGCAAACTGAAGGAGATCTATCCAGATAGGCACTTTCCTTCAATGCAACAGGATGAGACTGATTCTGAAGAGGAGGAGAGCCAGAATAGCAAAATGCCCCCCCAAGATTTTCAGTGGCCATCGTATGGACAGGAGTGCATTCAGCCTAAAAGAAGACGGCGCCATGCTGTAAGattgcaaaaacaaaagcatttggtTGCTAAGTGGCCACCCTGCTAA
- the TRIM66 gene encoding tripartite motif-containing protein 66 isoform X5, whose protein sequence is MMEPTAVGTLDLLRNCLVCKRNLGKRDPRMLPCLHSFCKDCLLDLVQGYSCIPTGYEVLYEGILSCPVCKQTCFARDVVENFILKDFHTDNSAMAKSCSTCKEKRPAHSLCTSCNKWLCSTCTEEHRHGNETGDRFLSVSLKGCTATEDEASEFSLFCPMHVQEPLKLFCETCDILTCHSCLLTEHKEHRFRHLDEALQNQRAILKNVIAKVEEKKNGIQVSAKQIEDRLLEVKHLYKKVENQIKMAKMVLINEINKRTNILLEQLEKITSERKQKLEQQLQGVVVLSRQVEHVQNFISWAVCSKNSIPFLFSKELIVFQIQRLLETNCNTDIGPPLKIRFTWDPSYWTKQLSNFGGFTMEGGHISHSDVLLYGNVQGLQTSLYHGQYSPASQLEPVNSQPHQFPPAVQCPMPVCCSYCLSVPHPNKAQPSHQNINRHQNFQQHPELHQQQFPLQYSMQQRDKEQRDVPPPLKLTQSGLEQQSRSESENTSGKMGKHLPPQQLQQTAPLGYAVVSHEAQQVHTSHPQSFRTQTALQTSTVQVQLGHLQKIKSNHLQQPPQQQQLPPASPLSGQNENTHKQVIQQSLDIMHHQFELEEMKKDLELLLQAQGQSSLQLNQTKPAQHVQQTIVGQINYIVRQPAPVQQHIQDESLVCESSTELDVQKPVVPLDRSDIPSLSQSLDEEARASSHSPESTLQQSAYNPVRKRSASLSIVGFSNDLEMELPSTRLSRSADPQIQGVAAVALGSSPNTHCDCDTPPEPVPSYSLVRGRAPGDLSPGLAPGDALQSSAKCKLENEDLNTVDHPLENSMASDGQDVVNELSLSMQKVLEEPINLSVKKSQRCNSPSEVLSKNSSLPVNDRMRQLRNEEDSSNCEKEHLEMDMKSNQDVSRSGPRELKIPYVRLERLKIHASESGELPVFKLQPQESEQEGSFLLIIECGTQSSSMAIRINKDSPPEGLKCKEENTEDRKFITTQAAGQIQSPPVGTLPSDQKLSNGTSITMKKSPVTQEVDTIENEDFCAVCLNGGELLCCDHCPKVFHLSCHVPALLSFPVGEWVCTLCRNPVKPEVEYDCENTRYGHSYNAQYGLDDYDQKKCEKLVLSLFCSSLSLPFHEPVSPLARHYYQIIKRPMDLSIIRKKLQKKDKFHYSAPEELVTDVRLMFWNCAKFNYPDSEVAEAGRCLDVFFESKLKEIYPDRHFPSMQQDETDSEEEESQNSKMPPQDFQWPSYGQECIQPKRRRRHAVRLQKQKHLVAKWPPC, encoded by the exons gtATCCTTTCCTGCCCTGTGTGTAAACAGACCTGCTTTGCAAGAGATGTAGTTGAAAATTTCATTCTCAAGGACTTTCACACTGATAATTCAGCTATGGCAAAG AGCTGCTCCACGTGTAAAGAGAAGAGACCTGCTCACAGTCTCTGCACAAGCTGCAATAAGTGGTTGTGCAGCACGTGTACAGAGGAACACAGACATGGCAATGAAACTGGAGACCGCTTCCTGTCTGTATCCCTGAAGGGCTGCACAG CAACTGAAGATGAGGCAAGTgaattttccttattttgtccAATGCATGTTCAAGAGCCACTCAAGTTGTTCTGTGAGACCTGTGATATCCTTACCTGCCACAGCTGCCTTCTGACAGAGCATAAGGAACACAG GTTCAGACATCTTGATGAAGCTTTGCAAAATCAGAGAGCTATCCTGAAAAATGTCATAGCTaaagtggaagagaaaaaaaatggaattcagGTTTCAGCTAAACAGATTGAAGACAG GTTGCTTGAAGTAAAACACTTATAcaaaaaagtagaaaatcaaatcaaaatggCGAAGATGGTTTTGATAAATGAAATCAATAAACGAACAAACATCCTTCTTGAACAACTTGAA AAAATCACAagtgaaaggaagcagaaattggAGCAGCAACTGCAGGGTGTTGTGGTTTTAAGCAGACAGGTTGAACATGTGCAGAACTTCATCAGTTGGGCAGTGTGCAGTAAAAACAGCATCCCATTTCTCTTCAGTAAAGAACTG ATTGTATTTCAGATCCAGCGCTTGTTAGAGACAAATTGTAACACAGACATAGGCCCTCCACTGAAGATCAGATTTACTTGGGATCCATCCTACTGGACTAAACAGCTGTCCAATTTTG gagGTTTCACTATGGAAGGTGGACACATTTCTCATTCAGATGTGCTACTCTATGGAAATGTGCAAGGATTACAGACATCCTTGTATCATGGACAGTATTCCCCAGCATCACAGCTGGAGCCTGTGAATAGCCAGCCACATCAGTTTCCACCTGCAGTTCAGTGTCCTATGCCCGTGTGTTGCTCATACTGCCTCAGTGTACCTCACCCAAACAAAGCTCAGCCTTCTCACCAAAACATAAACCGCCATCAAAATTTTCAACAACATCCCGAACTGCATCAGCAGCAGTTTCCTCTGCAGTACAGCATGCAGCAACGTGACAAAGAGCAAAGGGATGTTCCCCCACCTCTGAAGTTAACACAGTCTGGGCTGGAGCAACAGTCACGATCAGAGTCAGAGAATACATCAGGGAAGATGGGAAAGCATTTAccaccccagcagctgcagcagactGCACCTCTGGGTTATGCTGTTGTATCACATGAGGCTCAGCAAGTTCACACAAGCCATCCACAGTCATTCCGCACGCAGACTGCTTTGCAAACATCAACTGTGCAAGTGCAGCTTGGCCATCTTCAGAAGATAAAGTCTAACCACTTGCAGCagccaccacagcagcagcagctgcctccagcGTCGCCACTGTCAGGTCAGAATGAGAACACCCACAAACAAGTCATCCAGCAGAGCTTGGACATAATGCACCACCAGTTTGAACTGGAGGAGATGAAAAAGGATCTGGAGCTTCTTCTCCAGGCCCAAGGACAGTCCAGCTTGCAGCTGAACCAAACCAAGCCAGCTCAGCATGTTCAACAGACCATAGTTGGTCAGATCAATTACATAGTGAGGCAGCCAGCCCCGGTTCAGCAGCATATCCAAGATGAATCTCTA GTCTGTGAGAGTTCCACTGAACTTGATGTCCAGAAGCCTGTAGTTCCTCTTGACAGAAGTGATATTCCCTCCCTGTCACAGTCATTAGATGAAGAAGCCAGGGCCAGCAGTCACTCCCCTGAATCAACATTGCAACAATCAGCTTACAACCCAGTGAGAAAG cGTTCAGCATCATTAAGCATTGTGGGCTTTTCAAACGATTTAGAAATGGAACTACCTTCAACAAGGTTATCTAGGTCAGCTGATCCACAGATACAAGGTGTGGCCGCTGTAGCACTTGGTTCATCCCCGAACACCCATTGTGACTGTGATACTCCACCAGAACCAGTACCCAGCTACAGCTTAGTACGGGGCAGAGCTCCAGGTGACCTGAGCCCTGGCCTTGCAccaggtgatgcactccagaGCAGCGCTAAGTGCAAG ctGGAAAATGAAGACTTGAATACTGTGGATCATCCTCTAGAAAACAGCATGGCCTCTGATGGGCAAGATGTAGTAAATGAATTAAGTCTTTCTATGCAAAAAGTGCTGGAAGAACCTATTAATCTTTCGGTCAAAAAATCTCAGCGTTGTAATTCTCCTTCTGAAGTGCTCAGCAAAAATTCTTCCCTGCCTGTGAATGACAGAATGAGACAACTTAGAAATGAAGAAG ATTCCAGTAACTGTGAAAAGGAACATTTAGAAATGGATATGAAAAGCAATCAGGATGTCAG tAGATCTGGCCCTAGAGAGCTGAAGATCCCTTATGTGAGACTGGAACGTCTGAAGATACATGCATCAGAATCCGGGGAGCTCCCAGTTTTTAAGCTCCAGCCACAGGAGAGTGAGCAGGAGGGCAGTTTCCTCTTGATAATTGAATGTGGGACCCAGTCTTCAAGCATGGCTATAAGA atAAATAAAGATAGTCCACCTGAAGGACTGAAATGCAAAGAGGAGAACACGGAAGACAGAAAATTTATTACAACCCAGGCTGCAGGACAGATACAATCTCCTCCTGTAGGTACTCTACCTTCTGATCAGAAGCTCAGTAATGGTACCTCCATCACGATGAAAAAATCTCCAGTCACTCAGGAAGTCGATACAATTGAGAATGaagatttctgtgctgtgtgtctTAATGGAGGAGAACTGTTGTGTTGTGATCACTGCCCCAAGGTCTTCCATCTCTCCTGCCATgttccagctctgctcagctttcCAGT ggGCGAATGGGTGTGTACACTTTGCCGTAATCCAGTGAAGCCAGAGGTAGAATATGACTGTGAAAACACACGCTACGGCCACAGTTACAATGCACAGTATGGCCTTGATGATTATGATCAGAAG AAGTGTGAAAAGCTGGTGCTTTCCCTGTTCTGCAGTAGTCTGAGCCTCCCATTCCATGAACCCGTCAGCCCTCTG GCTCGACATTATTATCAGATCATAAAAAGGCCAATGGATTTGTCAATCATACgaaaaaagctgcaaaaaaagGACAAGTTCCACTATTCTGCACCTGAGGAACTTGTGACTGATGTGCGTCTCATGTTTTGGAACTGTGCAAAGTTCAATTAT CCAGATTCAGAGGTTGCTGAGGCTGGACGATGCTTAGATGTATTCTTTGAGAGCAAACTGAAGGAGATCTATCCAGATAGGCACTTTCCTTCAATGCAACAGGATGAGACTGATTCTGAAGAGGAGGAGAGCCAGAATAGCAAAATGCCCCCCCAAGATTTTCAGTGGCCATCGTATGGACAGGAGTGCATTCAGCCTAAAAGAAGACGGCGCCATGCTGTAAGattgcaaaaacaaaagcatttggtTGCTAAGTGGCCACCCTGCTAA